A single window of Actinoallomurus bryophytorum DNA harbors:
- a CDS encoding Uma2 family endonuclease, producing the protein MHDVTSALEYWPSPPPWGWTADDLDHLPSDGPNGEPGFFKHVELIDGALVFMSPQKRFHERVISGLRYGLNTQVPAHLITITQMDVKLGHRTRPCPDVLVIDTAADHDDRTFYTPDEVHLVVEVVSPESEDRDRKSKPPRYAEAGIVHFWRVEAKDGRPVVYVYELDPATKAYALTGIHHGKLSVPVPFQIDIDLDELPR; encoded by the coding sequence ATGCATGACGTGACCAGCGCGCTGGAGTACTGGCCGTCGCCGCCCCCCTGGGGATGGACCGCCGATGATCTGGACCATCTCCCCTCCGATGGCCCGAACGGCGAACCCGGCTTCTTCAAGCACGTCGAGCTCATCGATGGAGCCCTCGTCTTCATGTCTCCCCAGAAACGCTTCCACGAGCGCGTGATCAGCGGGCTCAGATACGGCCTTAACACTCAAGTTCCGGCCCACCTGATCACGATCACGCAGATGGACGTGAAGCTCGGGCACCGTACGCGACCCTGCCCCGACGTGTTGGTGATCGACACGGCGGCCGACCACGACGACCGGACCTTCTACACCCCGGATGAGGTCCACCTCGTCGTTGAGGTGGTCTCGCCCGAGTCGGAGGATCGGGACCGTAAGTCCAAGCCGCCCCGCTATGCGGAGGCGGGGATCGTGCACTTCTGGCGGGTGGAGGCGAAGGACGGCCGGCCGGTCGTCTACGTCTACGAACTCGATCCGGCTACCAAGGCGTACGCGCTTACCGGTATCCATCATGGCAAGCTGAGCGTTCCGGTGCCGTTTCAGATCGATATCGACCTGGACGAGCTGCCTCGATAG
- a CDS encoding NAD(P)H-binding protein, with amino-acid sequence MIVVTTPTGSIGNQVIAGLLRSGEPVRVIARDPSRLSSQVSERVEVVRGSHGDADVVGKAFAGADAVFWLVPPDPRATSVEAAYLDFSRPACDAFRSQGVGRVVGVSALGRGVPGNAGNVSASLALDDLIASTGVSYRALTMPSFMDNLLRQTEAIRSQGMIFSPISADLKAPVCATRDIADAAVRLLLDPSWSGSGDVPVLGPEDLSFDDMAQIMSEVLGRPIRPQQVPVEAYRSGLTDHGFSEAMAQAMADMATAKNNGLDNAEPRTPQATTPTTFRQWCEEVLKPAVLA; translated from the coding sequence ATGATCGTCGTCACCACACCCACAGGCAGCATCGGGAATCAAGTTATCGCGGGCCTTCTCCGGAGCGGGGAACCGGTGCGCGTGATCGCACGCGATCCCTCCCGCCTCTCCTCGCAGGTGAGCGAGCGCGTCGAGGTCGTGCGGGGATCCCACGGCGACGCCGACGTCGTCGGCAAGGCGTTCGCGGGCGCCGACGCCGTGTTCTGGCTCGTACCCCCGGACCCACGGGCCACGAGCGTCGAGGCCGCCTACCTCGACTTCAGCCGGCCGGCGTGCGACGCCTTCAGGAGCCAGGGAGTCGGCCGGGTCGTCGGAGTCTCGGCCCTGGGCCGCGGGGTGCCCGGCAACGCCGGGAACGTCTCGGCGTCGCTGGCCCTCGACGACCTGATCGCGAGTACGGGCGTGAGCTACCGGGCGCTGACCATGCCCTCGTTCATGGACAACCTCCTGCGCCAGACCGAGGCGATCAGGAGCCAGGGCATGATCTTCTCGCCGATCTCCGCGGACCTCAAGGCCCCGGTCTGTGCCACCCGCGACATCGCCGACGCCGCCGTCAGGCTGCTGCTCGATCCCTCCTGGAGCGGATCGGGAGACGTCCCGGTACTCGGCCCCGAGGACCTGTCCTTCGACGACATGGCACAGATCATGTCCGAGGTGCTGGGACGGCCGATCCGCCCCCAGCAGGTCCCGGTCGAGGCCTACAGGTCCGGGCTGACCGATCACGGGTTTTCCGAGGCGATGGCACAGGCCATGGCCGACATGGCGACGGCCAAGAACAACGGCCTCGACAACGCCGAACCGCGTACCCCGCAGGCCACCACCCCCACCACCTTCCGCCAATGGTGCGAAGAGGTCCTCAAGCCCGCCGTCCTCGCCTGA
- a CDS encoding LacI family DNA-binding transcriptional regulator, giving the protein MSKRPTSHDVARAAGVSQSTVSLVLAGKAEGRVKPETGQAVREAARRLGYRPNLAARNLRLGRTRTVLLVVPTLASPFFGAVYTGAARVAGERGFGVVVHPWTDDAAPARSPVDIEAIDGVLASSLGGGVTGMGDVPLVVLDNDPADPAPSVNFDVAGGMRLIARHLAELGHRRIGHLAAAVDAWTFRVRGEVLADAGPLLCRGRSAIDVTAARTAALALLDRGDRPSALVCDDDLIAAGAYKAARALGLEVPADLSVTGFDDILVATALEPELTTIRLPAEELGARAMTALLERLDGQTPPDVSLPGELIVRGSTAPPREA; this is encoded by the coding sequence GTGTCCAAGAGACCGACCAGCCATGACGTGGCACGCGCCGCCGGGGTGTCCCAGTCGACCGTGTCGCTCGTCCTGGCCGGCAAGGCCGAGGGCCGGGTCAAGCCGGAGACCGGCCAGGCCGTACGCGAGGCGGCCCGGCGGCTCGGCTACCGGCCCAACCTCGCCGCCCGCAACCTGCGCCTCGGCCGTACGCGTACGGTGCTGCTCGTCGTACCCACCCTGGCCAGCCCGTTCTTCGGCGCCGTCTACACGGGCGCCGCGCGGGTGGCGGGCGAACGCGGGTTCGGCGTCGTCGTCCATCCCTGGACCGACGACGCGGCGCCGGCGCGCAGCCCGGTGGACATCGAGGCCATCGACGGGGTGCTCGCCTCCTCGCTCGGCGGCGGCGTGACGGGCATGGGCGACGTACCCCTGGTCGTGCTGGACAACGACCCGGCGGACCCGGCGCCGTCCGTCAACTTCGACGTCGCCGGCGGCATGCGCCTGATCGCGCGGCACCTGGCGGAGCTGGGCCACCGGCGGATCGGGCACCTGGCCGCCGCCGTCGACGCCTGGACGTTCCGGGTACGCGGCGAGGTGCTCGCCGATGCGGGCCCGCTCCTGTGCCGTGGCCGCTCGGCCATCGATGTGACCGCCGCGCGTACGGCCGCCCTCGCACTGCTGGATCGCGGGGATCGTCCCTCGGCGCTGGTCTGCGACGACGACCTGATCGCCGCCGGCGCGTACAAGGCGGCCCGCGCGCTCGGCCTGGAGGTCCCGGCGGACCTGTCGGTCACCGGCTTCGACGACATCCTCGTCGCGACCGCACTCGAACCCGAGCTCACCACGATCCGCCTGCCCGCCGAAGAACTCGGCGCACGCGCGATGACCGCACTGCTCGAACGCCTGGACGGCCAGACCCCGCCGGACGTGTCCCTGCCGGGCGAGCTCATCGTCCGCGGCTCGACCGCCCCGCCGCGCGAGGCGTGA
- a CDS encoding alpha/beta hydrolase family protein, which produces MTEIREPPALTGEQIDQALRRFADAFSRQRRSPILHSPSEQGLDHEDVTFPSRDGVPLEGWFIPAAGSDKLVIANHPLGFNRSGMPAHLEPWRSEWASSGNGFEVDFVPDYKILHDAGYNVLAYDLRNHGHSGDANGGVTSSGIFEARDVAGSLSYARGRRDTRDMTIGLFSRCMGSSSTFSAMTQFPEVFDGVRCLVAPQPVTTRTIIERRLAVMGLSEHLDELERLIVLRTSIGFARRNTQEWARNVRVPTFLYQVRDDVLTHPSDVQTIFDNLPVAEKKLQWIEGTTARWDGYLEFQRRPGPMLEWFATYMS; this is translated from the coding sequence ATGACCGAGATACGTGAGCCTCCCGCCCTGACCGGCGAACAGATCGACCAGGCGTTGCGGCGGTTCGCCGACGCGTTCAGCCGGCAACGCCGGTCCCCGATCCTGCACTCACCGTCCGAGCAGGGCCTCGACCATGAGGATGTGACGTTCCCCTCCCGGGACGGGGTGCCGCTGGAGGGCTGGTTCATTCCGGCGGCCGGGTCGGACAAGCTCGTCATCGCGAACCACCCGCTGGGCTTCAACCGGTCCGGCATGCCTGCTCATCTGGAGCCGTGGAGGTCGGAGTGGGCATCGAGCGGCAACGGGTTCGAGGTCGACTTCGTCCCGGACTACAAGATCCTCCATGACGCCGGCTACAACGTTCTGGCCTATGACCTGCGAAACCACGGTCACAGCGGCGATGCCAACGGAGGTGTCACGTCGAGCGGCATCTTCGAGGCCCGTGACGTCGCCGGCTCGCTGAGCTATGCGCGCGGTCGCCGCGACACGCGCGACATGACGATCGGGCTCTTCAGCCGTTGCATGGGCTCCAGCTCCACGTTCTCGGCGATGACGCAGTTCCCCGAGGTGTTCGACGGTGTGCGCTGCCTGGTCGCGCCTCAGCCGGTGACCACGCGGACCATCATCGAGCGCCGCCTGGCCGTCATGGGACTCTCCGAACACCTCGACGAGCTCGAGCGGCTCATCGTCCTGCGTACGAGCATCGGGTTCGCGCGGAGGAACACCCAGGAGTGGGCCAGGAACGTCCGCGTTCCCACGTTCTTGTACCAGGTGCGTGACGACGTGCTGACGCATCCGAGCGACGTGCAGACGATCTTCGACAACCTTCCCGTCGCGGAGAAGAAGCTCCAGTGGATCGAGGGCACGACGGCCCGGTGGGACGGCTACCTGGAGTTCCAGCGCCGCCCCGGGCCGATGCTCGAGTGGTTCGCCACGTACATGTCCTGA
- a CDS encoding ABC transporter ATP-binding protein: MSAAAPPEATPGDIIEARDVVLSFGPTPALQGASLSVAAGEILAIMGPSGSGKTTLLHCLAGILTPKTGEIHFDGGRIDTLGETERSTLRRDRFGFVFQFGQLVPELTTEENIALPLLLGGVRRAAALKEAGTWFERLGLEGLEKRRSGELSGGQAQRVALARGLVARPEVLFADEPTGSLDSLTGEHVMDLLVTAAREQGTTVILVTHEPRVAAYADREVIVRDGKVRSAVRTTS; the protein is encoded by the coding sequence ATGAGCGCCGCCGCCCCTCCCGAAGCGACGCCCGGTGACATCATCGAGGCGCGTGACGTCGTCCTGTCGTTCGGCCCGACGCCCGCGCTTCAGGGGGCGAGCCTCTCGGTGGCCGCCGGAGAGATTCTGGCGATCATGGGCCCCAGCGGCTCCGGTAAGACGACGCTGCTCCACTGCCTGGCCGGGATCCTGACCCCGAAGACGGGGGAGATCCACTTCGACGGCGGCCGGATCGACACCCTGGGAGAGACCGAACGCAGCACCCTGCGCCGGGACCGCTTCGGGTTCGTCTTCCAGTTCGGCCAGCTCGTCCCCGAGCTGACCACCGAGGAGAACATCGCGCTGCCGCTCCTGCTCGGCGGCGTCCGAAGGGCGGCGGCGCTGAAGGAGGCCGGCACCTGGTTCGAGCGGCTCGGCCTGGAAGGGCTGGAAAAGCGCAGGTCCGGCGAGCTTTCCGGAGGGCAGGCGCAGCGGGTCGCGCTCGCTCGCGGGCTGGTCGCGCGTCCGGAGGTCCTCTTCGCGGACGAGCCGACCGGCTCGCTCGACTCGCTCACCGGCGAGCACGTCATGGACCTGCTGGTCACCGCGGCCCGCGAGCAGGGCACCACCGTCATCCTCGTCACCCATGAGCCACGGGTGGCCGCGTACGCCGACCGCGAGGTCATCGTCCGCGACGGAAAGGTGCGCTCGGCCGTACGGACGACCTCATGA
- a CDS encoding TetR/AcrR family transcriptional regulator — protein MARRGEELRRHILWTAKDLFIEMGFERTSMDVVAARAETSKRSLYAHFESKDKLFLAVVDISRELYLGKLKTPADYGEDTTDAVVIFCGRFLQLLLRKPALRTCRLGIAEAERLPEASAQFYDAIFHTAHERLAAFLVERCRLAPPAGGDAADRLLGRTVFPRLFRALLGVEAPLDEGSDEASLAADIDLAPIRAAVTALLPSQGTP, from the coding sequence ATGGCAAGGCGCGGTGAGGAACTACGGCGGCACATCCTGTGGACGGCGAAGGACCTCTTCATCGAGATGGGCTTCGAGCGCACCTCGATGGACGTGGTGGCCGCACGCGCCGAGACGTCGAAGCGATCGCTGTACGCCCACTTCGAGAGCAAGGACAAGCTCTTCCTCGCGGTCGTCGACATCTCGCGCGAGCTCTACCTCGGCAAACTCAAGACGCCCGCCGACTATGGCGAGGACACCACGGACGCGGTCGTCATCTTCTGCGGCCGTTTCCTGCAACTGCTCCTCCGGAAGCCCGCGCTGCGTACCTGCCGCCTGGGCATCGCCGAGGCCGAGCGGCTCCCGGAGGCATCGGCCCAGTTCTACGACGCGATCTTCCACACGGCACACGAGCGGCTGGCGGCGTTCCTGGTCGAGCGGTGCCGGCTCGCACCGCCGGCCGGCGGTGACGCCGCGGACCGGCTGCTCGGCCGCACGGTGTTCCCGCGGCTCTTCCGCGCCCTCCTCGGCGTCGAGGCGCCCCTGGACGAGGGGTCCGACGAGGCCTCACTCGCCGCCGACATCGACCTCGCGCCGATCCGCGCCGCCGTCACCGCACTCCTCCCCTCCCAAGGCACGCCCTGA
- a CDS encoding PadR family transcriptional regulator: protein MSVPLTLLGLLEREPSHGYDLKRDYDAFFGRGKPLSFGQVYATLGRLARDGKVVVGDSEAGSGPDRKRYVITEQGATEFEAWLTEPVAAEPHLQTVLFAKVVLALMLGRDAERYLDLQRAAHLQRMRELTETKRAGGLVDALLADHGLFHLESDLRWIDLTAARLDALSAEVRS from the coding sequence ATGAGCGTTCCCCTCACCCTGCTCGGCCTGCTCGAACGAGAGCCGAGCCATGGCTATGACCTCAAGCGCGACTACGACGCCTTCTTCGGCCGCGGCAAGCCACTGTCGTTCGGTCAGGTGTACGCCACCCTCGGCCGGCTGGCCCGCGACGGGAAGGTGGTGGTCGGGGACTCAGAGGCCGGGTCCGGCCCCGACCGCAAGCGATATGTCATCACCGAGCAGGGCGCGACCGAGTTCGAGGCATGGCTCACCGAGCCGGTCGCGGCCGAGCCGCACCTGCAGACGGTGCTGTTCGCCAAGGTCGTACTCGCGCTGATGCTGGGGCGCGACGCGGAGCGCTACCTCGACCTGCAGCGGGCGGCCCACCTGCAGCGGATGCGCGAGCTGACGGAGACCAAACGGGCCGGCGGGCTGGTCGACGCGCTCCTCGCCGACCACGGCCTGTTCCACCTCGAATCCGACCTGCGCTGGATCGACCTGACCGCCGCCCGTCTCGACGCCCTGTCCGCGGAGGTGCGCTCATGA
- a CDS encoding sensor histidine kinase, with the protein MRTRRESSPLWQVPAGALCAVCLAPVAGPAGAIMAAAAVATVPAALWRPRWTPALAGLAAVVSLTADLVTPSPVSHRVVLTIAVELVALVVQVALVIRRAPARYAIPLGALTATAAIVLPLRFTLRQPAPRLDDAVVPCAMASFMVICAVAVSGYLRLLDHRKNAAIQAARRAQRLELAGDLHDFVAHDVTGIVVAAQSLLAGPFDSEQAEAVLQSIEKAGMQALSSMDRTVHALRETEAGHERPRATHGVADLPELVGRFSATGTTRAYLNAHPDAGDTLPREVADTAYRIVVEALTNVRRHAPDATRADVVLAMDEEGRLSIEVTDDGQAMLRQRPSGGTGLAGLTERVAVLGGALDAGPHLSGWRLTATLPARRRIP; encoded by the coding sequence GTGCGGACCAGGCGAGAATCGAGTCCCCTCTGGCAGGTGCCGGCGGGCGCCCTTTGCGCGGTGTGCCTGGCGCCGGTCGCGGGACCGGCCGGGGCGATCATGGCTGCCGCGGCGGTGGCCACGGTGCCGGCGGCGCTGTGGCGACCCCGCTGGACGCCCGCGCTCGCCGGCCTGGCCGCGGTCGTGTCTCTCACCGCCGACCTCGTGACACCTTCCCCGGTCTCCCACCGCGTCGTCCTGACGATCGCCGTCGAGCTGGTCGCGCTGGTCGTCCAGGTGGCGCTGGTCATACGCCGGGCGCCGGCGCGGTACGCGATTCCGCTCGGTGCACTGACCGCCACGGCCGCGATCGTCCTGCCCCTGCGGTTCACCCTGCGCCAGCCCGCACCGCGCCTCGACGACGCCGTCGTGCCGTGTGCCATGGCGTCGTTCATGGTGATCTGCGCCGTCGCGGTGAGCGGCTACCTTCGCCTGCTGGACCACCGCAAGAACGCCGCGATCCAGGCGGCCCGTCGCGCCCAGCGTCTTGAACTCGCTGGTGACCTGCATGATTTCGTCGCCCACGACGTGACCGGCATCGTCGTGGCGGCCCAGTCCTTACTGGCCGGCCCGTTCGACTCCGAACAGGCCGAGGCCGTGCTCCAGAGCATCGAGAAGGCCGGCATGCAGGCACTGTCGTCCATGGACCGGACCGTGCACGCCCTGCGCGAGACCGAGGCCGGCCACGAACGACCACGCGCCACCCACGGTGTCGCCGACCTGCCCGAACTGGTCGGCAGGTTCTCGGCGACCGGCACCACACGCGCGTACCTGAACGCCCACCCGGACGCCGGGGACACCCTGCCTCGCGAGGTCGCCGACACCGCGTACCGCATCGTGGTCGAGGCGCTGACGAACGTGCGCCGGCACGCGCCGGACGCCACCCGGGCCGACGTGGTCCTCGCCATGGACGAGGAGGGCCGGCTGTCGATCGAGGTGACGGACGACGGCCAGGCCATGCTCCGTCAGCGCCCCTCCGGGGGTACGGGACTGGCCGGGCTCACCGAACGCGTGGCGGTCCTCGGCGGGGCCCTGGACGCCGGCCCACACCTGTCCGGTTGGCGACTCACCGCGACATTGCCGGCCCGACGGCGGATCCCGTGA
- a CDS encoding ABC transporter permease gives MIGFGLRLTLRGGREAAVRLVVTAAAVALGVGLLLVTLAGINGVNTQNTRYAWLNSAVSGASDAAPSPDPLWGTLDTDHYQGKSIIRVDVAATGPRSPVPPGIPRLPGPGQYYASPALGTLLRTAPPAELGARYPGSQVGTIGPAALPAPNSLIVIVGHTPGELSHAPGARQVTAIATRTPSSCAECQVGTNANGIDLILSVTSAALLFPVLIFIGTATRLAAARREQRFAAMRLVGATPRQVSVVSAVESTVAAVAGTAVGFGLFFVFRVPLAALPFTGDPFFPSDMSLNLIDVLGVALGVPLAAAVAARIALRRVRISPLGVGRRVTPRAPRAYRLIPLVAGIAELSYFVGRRPESTNGQIQAYLTGIFLMMGGLVYAGPWLTMAGSRLMARRADRPATLIAARRLSDDPRAAFRAISGLVLALFVTSTAIGVITTFVAERGVPSGDATARNTVVADFSDGWTETPGVPKAHVAPVTDAVLRTLRSMRGVSGVALIHTNPLGTTISFGGPRPVVAGLVSCGQLAGVPGFGHCAAGADVASVSPLLGFERRPNASMDTVNWATAAISAERLQSLPVQMIMVRTDGSRAVVEQVKTVLVDDFPLHGSPAVVTEERADAAAAKLLVGYKQLADVVILVSMCIAGCSLAVSVAGGLNDRKRPFSLLRLTGVSLGTLRRVVVLETAVPLLVIAVVAIGTGFLAAQLFLKSQLDYTLRPPGAAYYLAVLAGLAVSLGVIASTLPLLRRITGPETARNE, from the coding sequence ATGATCGGCTTCGGTCTCCGCCTCACGCTGCGCGGCGGCAGGGAGGCCGCCGTACGCCTCGTCGTCACCGCCGCCGCCGTGGCACTGGGCGTCGGCCTGCTCCTGGTCACGCTGGCCGGCATCAACGGGGTGAACACGCAGAACACCCGCTACGCGTGGCTCAACTCCGCGGTTTCCGGGGCGTCCGACGCCGCCCCGTCACCGGATCCGCTCTGGGGGACGCTCGACACCGACCACTACCAGGGAAAGAGCATCATCCGGGTCGACGTCGCCGCCACCGGTCCACGCTCACCGGTGCCGCCCGGGATCCCGCGACTGCCCGGCCCGGGGCAGTACTACGCCTCGCCGGCCCTCGGCACCTTGCTGCGTACGGCGCCGCCGGCCGAGCTCGGCGCTCGCTACCCCGGAAGCCAGGTCGGCACGATCGGCCCGGCGGCACTGCCCGCCCCGAACTCGCTGATCGTCATCGTCGGCCACACCCCCGGCGAGCTCTCGCACGCGCCCGGTGCGAGGCAGGTCACCGCCATCGCGACCAGAACGCCCAGCAGCTGCGCCGAGTGCCAGGTCGGCACCAACGCCAACGGCATCGACCTCATCCTGTCCGTCACGTCGGCGGCGCTGCTCTTCCCCGTACTCATCTTCATCGGCACCGCGACACGCCTCGCCGCCGCGCGCCGGGAGCAGCGCTTCGCCGCGATGCGCCTGGTCGGGGCGACGCCCCGGCAGGTCTCGGTGGTCTCGGCCGTCGAGTCGACGGTGGCGGCCGTCGCGGGTACGGCCGTCGGCTTCGGCCTGTTCTTCGTGTTCCGGGTACCGCTCGCGGCGCTTCCCTTCACCGGCGACCCGTTCTTCCCGAGCGACATGTCGCTCAACCTGATCGACGTTCTCGGGGTCGCCCTCGGCGTCCCGCTGGCGGCGGCGGTCGCGGCACGGATCGCGCTGCGGCGCGTGCGGATCTCCCCGCTGGGCGTGGGCCGTCGCGTCACGCCGCGCGCCCCCCGCGCGTACCGGCTGATCCCGCTCGTCGCCGGCATCGCCGAGCTGTCCTACTTCGTCGGCCGGCGTCCCGAGAGCACGAACGGCCAGATCCAGGCGTACCTCACCGGGATCTTCCTGATGATGGGCGGCCTGGTCTACGCCGGGCCGTGGCTGACGATGGCCGGTTCTCGTCTCATGGCCCGGCGCGCCGACCGGCCCGCGACGCTCATCGCCGCCCGACGGCTTTCGGACGATCCGCGCGCGGCCTTCCGCGCCATCAGCGGGCTCGTCCTCGCCCTCTTCGTCACGAGTACGGCCATCGGGGTGATCACGACGTTCGTCGCCGAACGCGGAGTGCCGAGTGGCGACGCGACGGCCAGGAACACGGTGGTGGCCGACTTCTCCGACGGCTGGACCGAGACCCCCGGGGTGCCGAAGGCGCACGTCGCCCCGGTCACGGACGCGGTCCTCCGCACCCTGCGCTCGATGCGGGGAGTCAGCGGCGTGGCGTTGATCCACACGAACCCGCTCGGCACCACGATCTCATTCGGTGGCCCCCGGCCGGTCGTGGCCGGGCTGGTGTCGTGCGGGCAACTGGCCGGCGTACCGGGATTCGGCCACTGCGCCGCCGGGGCGGACGTGGCGTCGGTCTCACCCCTTCTCGGCTTCGAGCGCCGGCCGAACGCTTCCATGGACACCGTGAACTGGGCCACCGCGGCCATCTCCGCCGAACGGCTCCAGAGCCTCCCGGTCCAGATGATCATGGTGCGTACGGACGGCTCGCGTGCGGTGGTCGAGCAGGTGAAGACCGTTCTCGTGGACGACTTTCCCCTGCACGGGTCACCCGCCGTCGTCACGGAGGAGCGTGCGGACGCGGCCGCCGCGAAGCTGCTCGTCGGCTACAAGCAGCTGGCCGACGTCGTGATCCTCGTGAGCATGTGCATCGCCGGCTGCAGCCTGGCGGTGAGTGTGGCCGGCGGTCTGAACGACCGCAAACGTCCCTTCAGCCTGCTGCGGCTCACCGGTGTCTCGCTCGGCACGCTACGTCGCGTGGTCGTCCTGGAGACCGCCGTTCCGCTGCTCGTCATCGCGGTGGTGGCGATCGGGACCGGGTTCCTGGCCGCCCAGTTGTTCCTCAAGTCCCAGCTGGACTACACGCTCCGGCCGCCGGGCGCCGCGTACTACCTGGCGGTCCTCGCCGGGCTCGCCGTCTCCCTCGGGGTCATCGCGTCCACCCTCCCCCTGCTGAGGCGGATCACCGGACCGGAGACCGCCAGGAACGAGTGA
- a CDS encoding response regulator: MIADDQTMVRAGLRRMLEQQPDMSVVGEAADGLAAVDMAHRLRPDVALVDIRMPYRDGLEVTRQLTGSPTRVVVVTTFDLDEYVYAALRGGAAGFILKRSGPALLVEAVRAAVAGESLISPSVTVRLLRHITGPRHAPGDTPLTGREIEVARLVAAGWSNADIAAELFISPGTVKTHIANIQAKLGTRNRVGIAVWAWETGHAVR, from the coding sequence ATGATCGCCGACGACCAGACGATGGTCCGTGCCGGGCTCCGGCGGATGCTGGAGCAGCAGCCGGACATGTCCGTCGTAGGGGAAGCCGCCGACGGGCTCGCCGCCGTCGACATGGCACACCGGTTGCGCCCGGACGTGGCGCTGGTGGACATCCGCATGCCCTACCGGGACGGCCTCGAGGTCACCCGGCAACTCACCGGATCTCCGACACGCGTCGTCGTCGTGACGACCTTCGACCTGGACGAGTACGTCTACGCCGCACTGCGCGGCGGCGCCGCCGGATTCATCCTCAAACGCTCTGGCCCGGCCCTCCTCGTCGAGGCCGTACGTGCGGCGGTCGCGGGAGAGAGCCTCATCAGTCCATCCGTCACCGTACGACTGCTCCGGCACATCACCGGCCCCCGGCACGCGCCGGGCGACACTCCACTGACCGGCCGCGAGATCGAGGTCGCCCGCCTGGTCGCCGCCGGCTGGTCCAACGCCGACATAGCCGCTGAGCTGTTCATCTCCCCCGGGACCGTAAAGACGCATATCGCCAATATCCAGGCCAAACTCGGCACGCGGAACCGCGTCGGCATCGCCGTCTGGGCATGGGAGACCGGCCACGCCGTCCGCTAG
- a CDS encoding MFS transporter, whose product MRAYLDFLRRPHAFRLLGGTLLGRLPNGMAALAIVLFTRAHGGGYTLAGVLSAAYGLAMAAGQPVLGRAMDRFGQPRILASGAIAAAVGFTALAVAGLRPLPVAVGGVLLAGFATPPLEAGLRALWPSVLAGPAEVQSAYALDAAAQELLFTCGPLLVIAAASVSEGAALVFTGLLGVAGTLVVTSSGPSRTWRGEGGGGHWAGPLRSPGIRVLIASLTCVGVALGVFSVAVVTYADARHQSYASGLLLTLMAAGALTGGLVYGRRPREGSAYRRLVLLMTGLAAGYLPLAWAPPFPVMPLLAVCSGVFLAPVLACTFTFVDRLAPRGTVTEAFAWLVTAFGVGSALGAALAGLAGDAVGVHGAFAVAGAGGLLALLLITTGGPLARTAPVTAP is encoded by the coding sequence ATGCGCGCCTATCTCGACTTCCTCCGCAGACCCCACGCGTTCCGCCTGCTCGGCGGCACGCTGCTCGGCCGGCTGCCCAACGGCATGGCCGCGCTGGCGATCGTGCTCTTCACCCGGGCGCACGGCGGCGGGTACACGCTCGCCGGCGTGCTGTCGGCGGCGTACGGGCTCGCGATGGCGGCCGGGCAGCCGGTGCTCGGGCGCGCCATGGACCGATTCGGCCAGCCGCGCATCCTCGCCTCCGGCGCGATCGCGGCGGCCGTGGGGTTCACGGCGCTGGCGGTGGCCGGCCTGCGGCCGCTGCCGGTGGCGGTCGGCGGCGTGCTGCTGGCCGGGTTCGCGACGCCGCCGCTGGAGGCCGGGCTGCGCGCGCTGTGGCCCTCGGTGCTGGCCGGTCCGGCCGAGGTCCAGTCCGCGTACGCGCTGGACGCCGCGGCGCAGGAGCTGCTGTTCACCTGCGGGCCGCTGCTCGTGATCGCCGCCGCCTCGGTGTCGGAGGGCGCCGCCCTGGTGTTCACCGGCCTGCTGGGCGTGGCCGGCACGCTCGTGGTGACCTCGTCGGGACCGTCACGTACGTGGCGGGGCGAGGGTGGCGGCGGGCACTGGGCCGGGCCGCTGCGCTCGCCGGGCATACGCGTGCTGATCGCCTCTTTGACCTGCGTCGGCGTCGCACTCGGGGTGTTCAGCGTCGCCGTCGTCACGTACGCGGACGCGCGGCACCAGTCGTACGCCTCCGGACTCCTGCTCACGCTCATGGCGGCGGGCGCGCTGACGGGCGGCCTCGTGTACGGGCGGCGGCCACGGGAGGGATCGGCGTACCGGCGGCTGGTCCTGCTGATGACGGGCCTGGCCGCCGGCTACCTGCCGCTCGCCTGGGCCCCGCCCTTTCCGGTGATGCCGCTGCTGGCCGTGTGCAGCGGAGTCTTCCTCGCACCCGTACTGGCCTGCACCTTCACGTTCGTGGACCGCCTCGCGCCGCGCGGCACCGTGACGGAGGCGTTCGCGTGGCTGGTGACGGCGTTCGGTGTCGGCAGCGCGCTGGGCGCCGCCCTGGCCGGCCTCGCCGGCGACGCCGTGGGCGTACACGGAGCCTTCGCGGTCGCCGGAGCCGGCGGCCTCCTCGCCCTCCTGCTGATCACCACGGGCGGCCCCCTCGCCCGTACGGCGCCCGTCACCGCCCCGTAG